CAGCACTTCATAATTATTTCTTTGCATTTGTTAACTCTTTTTGGAGGCTTAAAGGGTTATGATGCACCCTATAGAAAAGAATAGGCCATACAGTTTGTTTTCTGATAAGCTTGCCGCGGGGAGGGAAGTTCAATATGAAATTTCCCGGAacgaatagaaaaaaaaacaaagtccTTCCCTTTTGAGTTATTTTTGGCAAATCGATGATAAAATATTCGTCATAGTTTACGTTGGCATATTTCTGTATGTGGATGTCTATGGCAAAGCTGTCagggtgtatgtatgtattgcaCTGTCTGGGCCTATGTTTAGTTAAATGTAAAATAACGGAATGTAAAGAGCACGGTCGCATCAATACAATAATTGTCTATTTCCACGAACTGCGGTGGCATTTGTAACCTTGTGCAATTCGTTGTTCGTAGAAATTATATTAAACCAAAAGAAAGACATGGGATATTTTTATTcggttttgtaaaattatattgaaaCACAACAAAAGCTTGGGTTATCATTATCCGATGTTTgtagaaaatatattgtattgAAACTGAACACAACAATAAGTGTTCAAAGCTCACTATTTGCTCGCACTTGAGGGGTGCGGAAAAAAGGGAGGTTTTAACTCTTTTGGATTGTAGCCGATAATTAATATAATGCATTAGAATtttattctataaaaaaatgttaactttATTTCATAGTTTATGTGATAAAAAAATCTGTAATTTCTTGTCAACATGTAACTAGTGTACGAAAATAATTCTTCACCGAGTgccggtattttcaattttcaatcaatttgaaattgaaaacaatttgAGTACGTGAATTGATGTCAGTAAATCATAATAGACATGATTTACTATTTCTCCACCCTctctcctctttttctcttcttctttatttttatttcttcttcttctttccttcttcttcttctccttcttctcctcctcctccttttttttcctcttcttcttttcattcttcttcttcctcttgttcctcttcttcatcttcttcatcttcttcttcttcgttttctcctcctcttcttcctcctcctcttctctcccctttctcttctctgtctttctttttcattctatctcccttttttctctgtctctccccTATTAATatatctctttcttctctttctttctttctttctttctttctttctttctttctttctttctttctttctttctttctttctttctttctttctttctttctttctttctttctttctttctttctttctttctttctttctttctttctttctttctttctttctttctttcttcctttcttccttccttccttccttccttccttccttccttccttccttccttccttccttccttccttccttccttccttccttccttccttccttccttccttccttcctgtctgtctgtctgtctgtctgtctgtctgtctgtctttctgtctttctttctttctgtctgtctgtctgccttaatttctttctttctttctctctctctctctttctctctgtagAATCCATGCAATCTGACAGTGGAAGTGAAAGCGGGAGCTGCCCCTCCCTGGCCACACCAGCGAGACCTTTCTACAGTCACCACAGTTCCAGCAAATCAAAATCAGGTACGTCTTTACACCCATGTACACAGAACCAACTTTGGTGTTACACAATCTCTTTTACTTCAGTGTTAAATTTCAAGTGTTGGTTCGGCACACATTGGAATTATAATATCACCGCCATTTGTTACTTGAACACTCTTTGGTGCTATGTTCCACCTCTAGGGTGTCATTTAGCACCTTGTGGTATGGTATACACCTACATGGGAACACCAAATCATACCATTATATCAGAATTATTATAATCTtcataattactattttattgttataattatgataattgatatcattggtgatttatttattgattgaatgactgattgattgattgatttattgattagttggttggttggttggtagatttatgtatttattcactgattcattcacttattttatttatttatttatttttttttattcattcatttatttatttaattatttttcacttaTTCCTTCATTTTCATATAGCAGTGAGCAGGACGCACAACTACCAGAGGCGAACCATTACGAAAAGCTTGGAGGAGCTTAGGGAAGAAGGGACAAAGCCCGTCAAGGGATCACCATCAtcgccgtcatcatcatcgacgTCATCGTCGAGTACGAACATTGAGAGGAGAAAGCGAGGTCGTCCTAGGAAGAGGCTTTCTGGTGAGCTCGGGGAGTTGGAGAGGGGAGTCGGACGAAGAAAGCAAAGCAGAAAAGCAGGTCAGTTTTGAATTAGAGTGTTTTCATCAAAGTTGGCATTTATTATAAGACCATGGAACTAACACAGTGTTAGTAGCTTCATGATGAGACTATAGTGCTCAGAATGGTGCACTATGGGTAAAGAACCTGGCTAGATCTGAGTAATTGAGGTTGGCGCTTTACAGGACCGCATGTTCACATTGGCTTTAAGACAATATTAATGTTCTTGGATGAAGGAATCTAGAAAGATTAcagatgaattcatgaatttaGAAGATGAAGAACGATAAACACAAAGACAGGAAGAACATGCACAGGAAGGATCAGATTAAGATGAAGGAGAACAGGAAGAAGGGGgagggaataataataataataataatgatcataataacaataagaagaaggtgaagaagtagaagaagaaaaaaaggaagaaagaagaaaaaaatagaagaaggagaagaaaaagatgaatattaggaggaggagggaaaaagaggagaattgaaataaaaagagtaTGAAGTCTTATACAAGAGGAGAAAAATAACAGAAGGAAAGAGCTCAAAAAGATTCATCACAAAAAAAGTCATCACAGGTATATATTAACTTTCTACCcctctctatctttctatccatctctctctctcgctccacctgttaccatggtaacagtgaaAGGAAGCCATCTCTGGGAGTTCATCCTTGGGATCCTGAAGAACGAGGACTACTGTCCCCAGTACATACGGTGGGAGGACAAGGAGAAGGGGGTCTTTCGAATCGTGAACTCGAAGGTGGTGGCCAACATGTGGGGCGACATCAAGAATAACCCGAGAATGACGTATGAGAAGCTGAGCAGGGCCATGAGGTAAGGACCGGGATGGGGGGATCTACAATTTACTATAGAAGAGGGACGGGGGAGGGGCGATTTTGTCCAAAATAGTGACAAATAGAACAACAAAAAGGGGGTTATCACTACTCATGGCGAGAGTGGCGAGTACTTCccgaagaggaggaagaaggaagaggagggtgagaagaagaagataaagaagaggaagaaggaggaggaggagaagaagaaggaggaggaggaggagaagaagaagaagaggaggaggaggagaagagaagaaaagaaagagagagaaagaaccaaaagaaaagaaaacagagaaggaggggaagaggaggaggaggaggaggaggagaagaagaagaagaagaagaagaagaagaaagagaagaagaagaagaagaaggagaataagaagaagaaagaggaggagaagaagaggaggagaagagaagaaaagaaagagagagaaagaaagatccaaaagaaaagaaaacagagaatTAGGAGGGGAAGAGGAGCGGAAGgggaagagaaggaggaggaggaggaggcgaagaagaagaagaagaagcctAGGTGATcttcttaacccccccccctcccctcgaTAGTTCATTCATGTATTTAAATTTGTCATACAATGCTGACTCTCATATAAGGCATGTTTGGTTAGATTTtaatttctctcattctctctattattcttttaaattattgattattttcaatatccagGTATTACTACAAGAGGGAGATCTTAGAGCGAGTCGACAAGGCAAGACTCGTTTACAAGTTTGGCGTCAAAGCGGAGGGATGGAGGAAAGTGATTGCGGATGACTGAACGACCCGGAACCATTACAACCACTTCCGGGTCACCCCGCTAATACGTTGACGATAATGTTACGAATGCATCGCCTGTTTTAGAGGTTGAATTGAACTTCGGCGTCCTTTTTGAAACCTTGATTTTCCCTTCTGAACCATCTAAAAAGAAGGGGTTTTTACAGACATCGTAAAGTAAGGTGCTAGAGGTAGCAGATCCCGGAACTTCAAAACAAGAActgaatcattttgttaaagGAAAATGCCGGCGCAATTCCAAGCTTCTTCTGTGAATATGGATCTCTTCAATCACAACTTTCTGAGGGATCAGAACTAAAATGGAAAAAACGCCATGTATCCAATATTTCTTTCACTAAAAATACATCACTGGTCCAATGGAAAAGTGCAGGACGGACGGAAATGTTCAAGATTACTGTATTGGATCATCAAATCACCCCTTGTAGCGTGTATACAGCTTCAGTAAGGAACACAGTATTCCAACAAATcatacagaaaatgaaaaagaaaatgaaacaagatGAATTCGAACTTGGTAAATGAGATTGCAGCTGGCAATTAATCCGTATAAGTGTGGTGTAAAGGAGCCTCGCACGAAACGTGCAATCAATTTCAATtgcatttgccccccccccccccaccaactATATCTCTTGCGATCAATTTGCTAAAACTGATCTGCCAGTTTGCAATTATATTCTGTCAACACCTCTTAAGTTAACTTTTTttacgatatatatatatagcttaaATCGTCGTACAATACACGGGATCGCTATACTTACATGACTTACTAAGGTTAAAGCTCCAAGTCCATGCAGTTACGAAATGCGCTGTGTGTATATGATATCATACTATGCTTTCAAGTTGTAAATAATATTATCATTgcaatgtaaatatatatatatatatatacttttagaATGATAAATTCGAAGCAGTCACTATGCTAATGTCCATAAACACAGCACTATTTTGTACACACTCTGAACTTGTACAGAATGTACAGGATCATATATGGTACTTCAGGGGGCATCTTTCACAAATATTTAGATATGACTAAAAATCGCACTTAAAATACCAATGTGAGCAGAATGGGATCATGCATTCAATACAGAAACCTGTGCGCGCTGGCACTTAAGAACGACTTTTGATCAGacttaaatctttatgaaacacctccTAGTTTTGTAGTTTGAAAAAAGCACCTTTTTTTCTACCGTAACTTTGGTTACAACGATGGAATTTCACCCCTGTTTTCAGATTCTAAACCTATACACTAACAATTTTGGTAACAGCGCTAACAAATTTTACATTTCGATTTAAAGTTGACAAGTACTGAGAACATTGTTATGAcatgttttataattattacaataacattgattttgattattttgatatattttttaaagacctTTATCTTGCCTTTGACCCTGCAACTGCATAAGATTAATTCGAtccattttttgtgtgttaaACTTGCTTTATGTTCTTTACAAGAGTGCTTATAGGAATTAAGTATGTCACCATTACTGaact
This Lytechinus pictus isolate F3 Inbred chromosome 9, Lp3.0, whole genome shotgun sequence DNA region includes the following protein-coding sequences:
- the LOC129268876 gene encoding ecdysone-induced protein 74EF-like isoform X1; the encoded protein is MLTPPDSPVFSELTTPPNLLRMTSQDGSQMVIPNFGLVSNALDMLDSNFSHSFESLDSLNHITELEHLHARDIMSSTSTSSDDMFDDNDSGSDWPGIYIDDNDDSIVPSPTPSHPFDAPYFYESPDLTTIDSLLVYQEPTKLERRKYSSICTEESMQSDSGSESGSCPSLATPARPFYSHHSSSKSKSAVSRTHNYQRRTITKSLEELREEGTKPVKGSPSSPSSSSTSSSSTNIERRKRGRPRKRLSGELGELERGVGRRKQSRKAVKGSHLWEFILGILKNEDYCPQYIRWEDKEKGVFRIVNSKVVANMWGDIKNNPRMTYEKLSRAMRYYYKREILERVDKARLVYKFGVKAEGWRKVIADD
- the LOC129268876 gene encoding ETS-related transcription factor Elf-2-like isoform X2, which codes for MLTPPDSPVFSELTTPPNLLRMTSQDGSQMVIPNFGLVSNALDMLDSNFSHSFESLDSLNHITELEHLHARDIMSSTSTSSDDMFDDNDSGSDWPGIYIDDNDDSIVPSPTPSHPFDAPYFYESPDLTTIDSLLVYQEPTKLERRKYSSICTEESMQSDSGSESGSCPSLATPARPFYSHHSSSKSKSVSRTHNYQRRTITKSLEELREEGTKPVKGSPSSPSSSSTSSSSTNIERRKRGRPRKRLSGELGELERGVGRRKQSRKAVKGSHLWEFILGILKNEDYCPQYIRWEDKEKGVFRIVNSKVVANMWGDIKNNPRMTYEKLSRAMRYYYKREILERVDKARLVYKFGVKAEGWRKVIADD